In Myxococcus xanthus, the genomic window TGACGCGCCCGGATGTCTTGCATTCCCGGGCAGGGGGATATGCCATGGACGCGAATCATTTGCTGGAGCTGGTCAAGCGCTATCAGGACAACAAGGCATTCATCTCCAACGAGGAGACCGCGAAGATCGCGCTGGTCGTCCCGTTCATCCGGAGCCTCGGCTACGACCCGAGCGTTCCTCGGGAGGTCCGCCTGGAATACGCGGCGGACTTCGTCCAGGGGGACGGCAAGAAGCTGCCGGACCGGATGGACTTCGCCATCTTCGACCAGACGGGCACCAAGCCGCTCATCGTCATCGAAACCAAGCCCTTGGGCACGGACCTCAAGTCCCGCGCGCAGCAACTGGCGCGCTACCTGGCGCAGTTGCCGGAGCTCCACTTCGGCATCATCACCGACGGGTGCCACTACCTCTTCTTCGGGGACTTGGAGAACCCCAACGTCATGGACCCGGAGCCCTTCTTCACGTTCTCCCTGGAGGACACGAAGTCGGACTGGGTGAAGGTGGCCAAGTTCCTGTCCAAGTTCAGCCGTGAAGCCTTCAACGCGACGACGCTGATTACGGACGCGGAGAACAGCCGCTACCGGCAGGGGATGATCGACAAGCTCGCGTCCGCCCTGAAAGCGCCCGGTGAGCACGAAGCCTTCCTCAAGTGGCTCACGGAGGACATCTACAAGGGAAAGCGGACCACCGCGGTGATGGAGCGGCTCGCGGACGTCGCGAAGGAAGCCATCGAGCCGACGCTGCTGCGGGTCATGGGCGACGACTTCTTGAACAAGCTCAAGGAGCGCATCCAGCGGCTCAACGAGGGCGCGGAGCCCGCGGTGGCGCAGGAGGGCGCCAACGTGGTGAAGCCGGATTCGGCCAGGCCCTTCGAGGCCGATGGCCGTGCCGCGCCCGATGAGAAGGGCCGCGCCGCCGTTGAGACCACCGAGACGGAACTGGAGTTCTTCGGCGTGGTGCGGGACATCTGCGTCAAGAACGGTGCCGCCGCCGAGGACATCCTCTACCGGGACACGGCGTCCTACTTCAACGTGTCCTTCAAGCGGCCCACGAAGTGGTTCGCCCGGTTCTTCAGCAATGGCAAGCGCAAGAGCATCGTCACCTGGGTGCCGGTGGACGAGGCCCGTGCCATTGCCGCGGGCTTCGAGGTGGAGGCGGCGCCCGCGGGTTTGGGCACCAGCCGCGTCTTCATCGAATCGGTGCCCCAGGTCTGGGCGCTGAAGGCGCTGGTGACCCGGAGCCTGGAATTGTCCAAGACGGTGCGTGACGAGTCGCCGTCTCCAGACGCCGCCACACACGAGGACGGGAAGCCCGCCCTCAAGGTCATCACGGGCTGACGCGCCGCCGCGGTGCTCACGCCGCCGTGCGAAGCGACGTGAGACCCACGGCCTTGAGCGCCAGCACGCCCGCCACGGCGAAGGCCTGCCCAGCGAGCAGCGCGGTCCCCAGGGGCGTGAGCTCCTGGGCGTGCATGACGACGAGCAGCACGCTGCCCACCACCCATGCGGCGTCCACCAGGAGATGCACCAGGGCTGCTCCCAGGACGGGCTGCTTGAGCCCGACCCAGAGGTTGAAGGCCGACCACGGCAGCAGGAAGAGGCCCACGCCGAACAGGAAGGTGGACGGCAGGCGCCAGCCCGCGAGCTGGGTGAGGGTGGGGGCAAGGAGCAACAAGGCCACGCCCATGAGGAGTGAGGCGGCGGCGTCGAAGCGGTAGACGAAGCGGGGATTGCGAAGCACGTGCGTCATCATCTGGGCTCTCCGGGTGGCTGGGAACGGGAGCACAGTGTTCCTGGCAGGGAATGTTCTCAATTACCTCGAAGGTCATCGTCCCGCGTCACGGCCTGGGGCAGTCTGGGCTCGGAAAGGGACACGGCGATGATTGGA contains:
- a CDS encoding type I restriction enzyme HsdR N-terminal domain-containing protein — encoded protein: MDANHLLELVKRYQDNKAFISNEETAKIALVVPFIRSLGYDPSVPREVRLEYAADFVQGDGKKLPDRMDFAIFDQTGTKPLIVIETKPLGTDLKSRAQQLARYLAQLPELHFGIITDGCHYLFFGDLENPNVMDPEPFFTFSLEDTKSDWVKVAKFLSKFSREAFNATTLITDAENSRYRQGMIDKLASALKAPGEHEAFLKWLTEDIYKGKRTTAVMERLADVAKEAIEPTLLRVMGDDFLNKLKERIQRLNEGAEPAVAQEGANVVKPDSARPFEADGRAAPDEKGRAAVETTETELEFFGVVRDICVKNGAAAEDILYRDTASYFNVSFKRPTKWFARFFSNGKRKSIVTWVPVDEARAIAAGFEVEAAPAGLGTSRVFIESVPQVWALKALVTRSLELSKTVRDESPSPDAATHEDGKPALKVITG